Proteins from a genomic interval of Ficedula albicollis isolate OC2 chromosome 9, FicAlb1.5, whole genome shotgun sequence:
- the RFC4 gene encoding replication factor C subunit 4, with the protein MQAFLKGPASISTKPVAAKEKSAAGSSGEGKRTKPIPWVEKYRPKNVDEVAFQDEVVAVLKKSLEGADLPNLLFYGPPGTGKTSTILAAARELFGPDLFRQRVLELNASDERGIQVIREKVKAFAQLTASGSRSDGKMCPPFKIVILDEADSMTSAAQAALRRTMEKESKTTRFCLICNYISRIIEPLTSRCSKFRFKPLSDSIQQQRLLDVSEKEHVKISNEAISYLVKVSEGDLRKAITFLQSATRLMGGKEITEKIITEIAGVIPKETINELLLGCQSGSFEKLEALAKNLISEGFAVAQLVNQLHDTIVESEDYSDKQKSAIVEKLAEVDKCLADGADEFLQLMSLCALVMQQLTQNT; encoded by the exons ATGCAGGCCTTCCTCAAGGGCCCAGCCTCTATCAGCACCAAACCCGTCGCTGCCAAGGAAAAGAGCGCGGCCGGGAGCAGCGGAGAGGGCAAGAGGACCAAACCTATCCCCTGGGTGGAGAAATA TCGCCCCAAAAATGTGGATGAAGTTGCCTTCCAGGATGAAGTGGTAGCTGTGCTGAAGAAGTCCCTGGAAGGTGCTGAT CTTCCCAATCTGTTGTTCTATGGCCCACCTGGAACTGGAAAGACTTCCACTATTTTAGCAGCTGCTAGAGAGCTGTTTGG GCCTGATTTATTCCGGCAAAGAGTCCTTGAGTTAAATGCTTCTGATGAGCGTGGGATCCAAGTGATTCGGGAAAAAGTGAAGGCTTTTGCTCAGCTAACGGCGTCTGGAAGCCGTTCAGA TGGTAAAATGTGTCCTCCTTTTAAAATTGTGATCCTGGATGAAGCAGACTCTATGActtcagcagcccaggcagcctTAAGACGCACCATGGAAAAAGAATCTAAAACAACACGTTTCTGTCTTATTTGTAACTACATCAGCAG aATAATTGAACCTTTAACATCTCGATGCTCCAAATTCCGCTTCAAGCCTTTGTCTGACAGTATCCAACAGCAGAGGCTGTTGGATGTTTCTGAGAAGGAACATGTGAAAATCAGTAATGAG GCAATATCATACCTGGTGAAAGTGTCAGAAGGGGACTTAAGAAAAGCAATTACTTTTCTTCAAAGTGCCACTCGCCTAATGGGTGGGAAGGAGATCACAGAGAAGATAATCACTGAAATTGCTGGG GTCATCCCTAAAGAAACAATTAATGAACTGCTGTTGGGCTGCCAGAGTGGTTCCTTTGAGAAACTGGAAGCACTGGCAAAG AATCTCATCAGTGAGGGATTTGCTGTTGCTCAGCTTGTAAACCAGCTGCATGACACCATTGTGGAGAGTGAAGATTACAGTGACAAGCAGAAATCTGCCATAGTTGAGAAACTTGCA GAAGTGGACAAATGCCTGGCAGATGGTGCTGATGAATTCTTGCAGCTGATGAGTCTCTGTGCCCTTGTGatgcagcagctcacacagaaCACCTGA